A window of Elusimicrobiota bacterium contains these coding sequences:
- the tgt gene encoding tRNA guanosine(34) transglycosylase Tgt: MTDRAPGFFDLETTDGAARAGRLTLAHAAVETPIFMPVGTQATVKTLSADDLETLGYSFILSNTYHLWLRPGIDLLEKSGGLHSFMSWKGAILTDSGGFQVFSLANRRDVSEEGVAFSSHVDGARHRLTPETVVDAQLRMGVDVAMCLDECPPYPVAEADARDMMERTLRWTARARDRWAADERRTKTLLFPIVQGATFPALRAESARRTVEMNFPGYAVGGLSVGEPRALLGEMIEASVRELPAEKPRYLMGVGRPEDVLTAVERGVDMFDCVWPTRNARNGQVMTWDGSYNVRVAALREDGRPLEANCACPVCRRYSRRYLAHLFRAGETTALRLLTLHNLAFMLDFLRQIRRAIVRREFTEFKRAFLERQSRADGAPAGNSQGVL, from the coding sequence ATGACCGATCGAGCCCCCGGGTTTTTCGATCTGGAAACCACCGACGGCGCCGCCCGGGCCGGCCGCTTGACGCTGGCCCACGCGGCGGTGGAAACCCCGATCTTCATGCCGGTGGGAACCCAGGCCACGGTCAAAACCCTCTCCGCCGACGACCTCGAAACCCTGGGCTATTCCTTTATCCTCTCCAACACCTACCACCTTTGGCTTCGTCCGGGGATCGACCTTCTGGAAAAATCCGGGGGGCTCCATTCCTTTATGTCCTGGAAGGGCGCGATCCTGACGGATTCCGGGGGATTCCAGGTGTTCTCCCTGGCCAACCGGCGCGACGTCTCGGAAGAGGGGGTCGCTTTTTCCTCCCACGTGGACGGCGCCCGCCACCGGTTGACGCCGGAAACCGTGGTGGACGCCCAGCTCCGGATGGGGGTGGACGTGGCCATGTGCCTGGACGAATGCCCGCCTTACCCCGTGGCCGAAGCCGACGCCCGGGACATGATGGAACGCACCTTGCGTTGGACCGCCCGGGCCCGGGACCGCTGGGCGGCCGACGAGCGCCGGACAAAAACCCTCCTTTTTCCCATCGTTCAAGGGGCGACCTTCCCGGCCCTCCGCGCCGAAAGCGCGCGCCGTACCGTGGAAATGAATTTTCCGGGCTACGCCGTGGGCGGGTTGTCCGTGGGGGAACCCCGGGCGCTGTTGGGGGAAATGATCGAGGCGAGCGTCCGGGAGCTGCCGGCCGAAAAACCGCGCTATTTGATGGGGGTGGGCCGCCCCGAGGACGTCTTGACCGCCGTGGAGCGGGGCGTCGACATGTTCGATTGCGTCTGGCCCACGCGCAACGCCCGGAACGGCCAGGTCATGACCTGGGACGGGTCTTACAACGTTCGCGTGGCGGCCCTCCGGGAGGACGGCCGTCCCCTGGAGGCGAATTGCGCCTGCCCGGTCTGCCGGCGCTACTCCCGCCGGTACCTCGCCCATCTCTTCCGGGCGGGGGAAACCACGGCCCTCCGGCTCTTAACTTTACACAACTTGGCCTTTATGTTAGACTTCCTCCGTCAAATCCGACGGGCCATCGTCCGTCGAGAATTCACCGAATTTAAACGCGCGTTTTTGGAGCGTCAATCCCGGGCCGATGGTGCGCCCGCCGGAAACTCCCAGGGGGTCTTGTGA
- the yajC gene encoding preprotein translocase subunit YajC: MMMVPWIAILGVFYFLLIRPQQKQAKQHQALLDNLKRGDRVLTQGGIYATIQSVKGKVLEVKLSEDVKVLLSRSHVAQVVPNDPAQETETTATNGAHA, translated from the coding sequence ATGATGATGGTCCCTTGGATCGCGATCCTGGGCGTCTTTTATTTCCTTCTGATCCGTCCCCAGCAAAAACAGGCCAAACAGCACCAGGCGCTCTTGGACAATTTGAAGCGCGGCGACCGCGTTCTCACCCAGGGCGGAATTTACGCCACCATCCAGTCCGTCAAAGGGAAAGTCCTGGAAGTGAAGTTGTCCGAAGACGTCAAGGTCCTTCTGTCGCGCAGCCACGTGGCCCAAGTGGTCCCCAACGACCCGGCCCAGGAAACCGAAACGACCGCCACCAACGGCGCCCATGCCTAA
- the secD gene encoding protein translocase subunit SecD, producing the protein MPKAYWKSLAILATVLLSGWYLFPSYRFYRLPREKQQELRDRRNPLLNRILNLGLDLQGGIHLLLELQTDKLPDDTPETLREAIDRAMEVVRNRIDQYGLSEPLIVRQGDKWIVVQLPGVKDRAQAKDLIGRTALLEFRLLDSDDVPEAVINKAREMGLTAARLRPGKMPKEIAALLPAGTELLAGKESAFYVVKASAALTGAGLANARVEMGAHEFSGASPHVSLEFNPEGAKRFADLTEANVGRRLAIVLDGVVQSAPSIRSRIPDGHAIIEGNFSPEEAKFLKSVLQAGALPAPLEIVEERTVGATLGDDSVRAGVLAGAIGLGAIFLFMAIYYRWSGMLANLALVLNLVLLLAAMAALHATLTLPGIAGIILTIGMAVDANVLILERMREEVRLGKSPRMVVDQGYDKAFSAILDGNLTTIIAAVFMFQFGTGPVKGFGVSLMLGLAVSMFTAIVVTHTVYDLWLSHRDVQKLSV; encoded by the coding sequence ATGCCTAAGGCTTATTGGAAGTCCCTCGCCATCCTGGCGACGGTCCTGCTGTCGGGGTGGTACCTTTTCCCGTCCTACCGGTTTTACCGCCTTCCTCGGGAAAAACAACAAGAGTTGCGCGACCGCCGCAACCCCCTCCTCAACCGCATTCTCAACCTCGGCCTGGACCTTCAAGGCGGGATTCACCTTCTTTTGGAACTGCAAACGGACAAATTGCCCGATGACACCCCGGAAACCCTGCGCGAAGCCATCGACCGCGCCATGGAGGTGGTCCGCAACCGCATCGACCAATACGGCCTTTCCGAGCCGTTGATCGTCCGCCAGGGCGACAAATGGATTGTCGTTCAACTGCCGGGCGTTAAAGACCGCGCGCAAGCCAAGGATCTGATCGGTCGGACGGCGCTCCTGGAATTCCGTTTGCTGGACTCCGACGACGTTCCCGAAGCCGTGATCAACAAAGCCCGGGAGATGGGCCTGACCGCCGCCCGGTTGCGCCCGGGGAAAATGCCCAAAGAGATCGCCGCCCTGCTTCCCGCCGGCACGGAGCTTCTCGCGGGCAAGGAATCCGCTTTTTACGTGGTGAAAGCCTCCGCCGCCTTGACGGGCGCCGGATTGGCCAACGCCCGGGTGGAAATGGGCGCCCATGAATTTTCCGGCGCTTCGCCCCACGTGTCCCTGGAGTTCAATCCCGAAGGCGCCAAGCGCTTCGCGGATTTAACCGAAGCCAACGTGGGCCGCCGCCTGGCCATCGTCTTGGACGGCGTGGTGCAATCGGCCCCCTCCATCCGGTCCCGGATTCCGGACGGCCACGCCATCATCGAGGGGAATTTCTCCCCCGAAGAGGCCAAATTTTTGAAGTCGGTCCTTCAGGCGGGCGCGTTGCCGGCGCCGCTGGAAATCGTGGAGGAACGAACCGTCGGCGCCACCCTGGGCGACGACTCGGTGCGCGCCGGGGTTCTGGCGGGCGCCATCGGATTGGGCGCGATTTTCCTCTTCATGGCGATTTATTATCGTTGGTCGGGCATGTTGGCCAATCTCGCCCTGGTGCTCAACCTGGTGCTCCTCCTGGCCGCCATGGCGGCCCTTCACGCCACTTTGACCCTGCCCGGCATCGCCGGCATTATTTTGACCATCGGCATGGCGGTGGACGCCAACGTGCTTATTTTGGAGCGGATGCGGGAAGAGGTTCGCCTCGGGAAATCCCCCCGGATGGTGGTGGACCAGGGGTACGACAAGGCGTTTTCCGCCATCTTGGACGGCAATTTGACCACCATCATCGCGGCGGTCTTTATGTTTCAGTTCGGCACAGGCCCTGTCAAAGGGTTCGGCGTCAGCTTGATGTTGGGCCTCGCGGTGTCCATGTTCACGGCCATCGTCGTCACCCACACGGTTTACGACCTCTGGTTATCGCACCGCGACGTGCAGAAATTGAGCGTGTAA
- the secF gene encoding protein translocase subunit SecF: MEFFKTPNFDYIKYHKLFFGLSGLLAAATVAGLVVRGPSLLSIDFTGGTLVQGYFQKAGDAAGADAQGAEISLDRVRAALATAGLNGAELQNVPNHNAIILRFKSNAGEAKTELVGKVTEAFARAFEGYAFVTERAEFVGPVVGRQMVSKAVLAVFFSMLGIVVYVAFRFRNWIWGAAGVFALVHDVFLALGFMALTGREVSITVVAALLTLAGYSINDTIVIFDRIRENIRLRGRHSKEPLDALINRSCNETLSRTIITSLTVFIVLLSLLFLGGEVIRDFSLALTFGVIVGSYSTIFIATPMVYLWQRKRSKPLH, encoded by the coding sequence ATGGAATTTTTTAAAACCCCCAATTTCGACTACATCAAATACCACAAGCTGTTTTTCGGCTTGTCGGGCCTCCTGGCCGCCGCCACGGTGGCGGGCCTGGTGGTTCGCGGTCCCTCCCTCCTGAGCATCGATTTCACGGGGGGAACGTTGGTCCAAGGGTATTTTCAAAAAGCGGGCGACGCCGCCGGGGCCGACGCCCAAGGCGCGGAAATTTCCCTGGACCGCGTTCGGGCCGCCCTCGCCACCGCCGGCCTCAACGGCGCCGAACTTCAGAACGTGCCCAACCACAACGCCATCATTCTCCGATTCAAATCGAACGCCGGCGAAGCCAAGACCGAACTGGTCGGCAAAGTCACCGAGGCCTTCGCCCGGGCCTTTGAGGGATACGCCTTCGTGACCGAGCGCGCCGAGTTCGTGGGCCCCGTGGTCGGTCGACAAATGGTGTCCAAAGCCGTGTTGGCCGTCTTCTTTTCCATGTTGGGGATCGTGGTGTACGTCGCTTTCCGTTTTCGAAACTGGATCTGGGGCGCGGCGGGCGTGTTCGCCCTCGTGCACGACGTCTTCCTGGCTTTGGGGTTCATGGCCCTCACGGGCCGGGAAGTCTCCATCACGGTGGTCGCGGCCCTGCTCACTTTGGCCGGCTATTCCATCAACGACACGATCGTCATTTTTGACCGTATCCGGGAAAACATCCGCCTGCGCGGGCGTCATTCCAAGGAGCCTCTGGACGCGCTGATCAACCGCTCCTGCAACGAAACCCTCTCGAGGACCATCATCACCTCGTTGACCGTGTTCATCGTGCTTCTCTCCCTGCTTTTCCTGGGCGGCGAAGTGATTCGGGATTTTTCCCTGGCGTTGACCTTCGGCGTGATCGTGGGCTCCTACTCCACGATCTTCATCGCCACTCCGATGGTTTATCTCTGGCAACGCAAACGCAGCAAGCCCCTCCACTGA
- a CDS encoding lysophospholipid acyltransferase family protein has product MTQAPNESRSRRDRFWPWVVSWLGWLILQFIGRTSRMVVRWSPAAQSLRESSRPMIFAFWHRYQLLMAWEHRGRGVTVLVSRSRDGEFIAGVLERLGYRTARGSSSRGGPAAFMELLDVVNAGGRVAFTPDGPRGPARSIQPGVLALAAKTGVPIVPVAWAGTPVKTLSSWDRFMIPLPFGRFHVVFGDPLIVTAADGAAEENLRRALNQAEADAGEERETAC; this is encoded by the coding sequence TTGACTCAAGCCCCAAACGAATCCCGCTCCCGTCGCGACCGGTTTTGGCCCTGGGTCGTCTCCTGGTTGGGGTGGCTGATTCTCCAATTCATTGGACGCACCTCCCGAATGGTGGTCCGTTGGTCCCCCGCCGCCCAATCGCTTCGAGAAAGTTCCCGCCCGATGATTTTTGCCTTCTGGCATCGTTACCAGTTGCTGATGGCCTGGGAACACCGGGGCCGGGGCGTGACCGTGCTGGTCAGCCGCAGCCGGGACGGGGAATTCATCGCCGGGGTTCTGGAGCGCCTGGGATATCGGACGGCGCGGGGGTCTTCCAGCCGGGGCGGGCCCGCGGCGTTTATGGAATTGCTGGACGTCGTGAACGCGGGCGGCCGGGTGGCCTTCACCCCCGACGGACCCCGGGGGCCCGCGCGGTCCATTCAGCCGGGCGTGTTGGCCCTGGCGGCCAAAACCGGGGTTCCCATCGTCCCCGTGGCCTGGGCCGGGACGCCGGTCAAAACCCTTTCCAGCTGGGACCGATTCATGATCCCCCTGCCTTTCGGGCGGTTCCACGTGGTTTTCGGCGATCCCCTGATCGTGACGGCGGCCGATGGTGCGGCGGAGGAAAATTTGCGTCGGGCTCTAAATCAAGCCGAAGCCGACGCGGGTGAAGAACGGGAGACCGCGTGTTGA
- a CDS encoding 3-deoxy-D-manno-octulosonic acid transferase → MLSLYSFLTLLLSPLILLVFVWRYGLRRTLRGLPERMGWGRGDGSQKPTLWIHAASVGEVRAAEAFLRAAPVRFPGLARLLTTTTVNAKELAERLDLAEFVRLAPVDRPGPLARFVKRWAPRALVLVETELWPHWLKGLSEKNVPVCVINGRMSDGAFPLYYRVRSFWEPLMASLSRVGVQSPTNASRFLQLGAFPDAVAITGNLKFDVPLPDPARRAALRALYKVEGDAPVWVAGSTHDSEEEILLGAFLRLRREGVPLRLVLAPRHVERAAEVRRYAENTGFRAALRTRLSGEEAPWDILVLDTVGELADLYGVATVAYVGGSLIPRGGQNPLEPARWGVPVLFGPHMSNFKEMAKGFEERSAAIRVTDAESLLTALRELIVSPAKRAALGDAARAFADAQRGALEANLTLVAEALASGPRRPRGTCGGC, encoded by the coding sequence GTGTTGAGCCTCTATTCCTTCCTAACGCTCCTACTGTCGCCCCTGATCCTTCTCGTGTTTGTTTGGCGTTACGGCCTTCGACGAACCCTTCGGGGTCTTCCCGAACGCATGGGGTGGGGGCGGGGCGACGGCTCCCAAAAGCCGACCCTCTGGATTCACGCGGCTTCGGTGGGGGAAGTTCGTGCGGCGGAGGCGTTTTTGCGCGCGGCCCCGGTCCGGTTCCCCGGCCTGGCGCGCCTGCTCACGACCACCACGGTGAACGCCAAAGAGTTGGCGGAACGGCTGGACCTGGCGGAGTTCGTGCGGCTGGCGCCCGTGGACCGCCCCGGGCCCCTGGCGCGCTTTGTTAAACGTTGGGCCCCCCGCGCGCTGGTTCTCGTTGAAACCGAACTCTGGCCCCACTGGCTGAAGGGCCTGTCGGAGAAAAATGTCCCGGTGTGCGTGATCAACGGGCGGATGTCCGATGGGGCTTTCCCGCTTTACTACCGGGTGCGGTCCTTTTGGGAACCCTTGATGGCGAGCCTGTCGCGGGTGGGCGTTCAAAGCCCCACGAACGCCTCGCGCTTCCTCCAACTGGGGGCCTTCCCGGACGCCGTGGCCATCACCGGAAATCTTAAATTCGACGTGCCGCTGCCGGACCCGGCGCGGCGCGCGGCCCTGCGCGCCCTCTACAAAGTCGAGGGCGACGCCCCGGTGTGGGTGGCCGGAAGCACCCACGACAGCGAAGAGGAAATTTTACTCGGGGCCTTCCTTCGCCTTCGACGGGAGGGCGTCCCCCTTCGCCTGGTCCTGGCGCCCCGCCACGTGGAGCGGGCGGCCGAGGTTCGCCGCTACGCCGAGAACACGGGGTTTCGCGCCGCGCTTCGGACTCGCTTGTCCGGGGAAGAGGCGCCCTGGGACATCTTGGTTTTGGACACCGTCGGGGAATTGGCCGACCTTTACGGGGTGGCGACCGTGGCCTACGTGGGGGGGAGCTTAATACCGCGGGGGGGCCAAAACCCTCTGGAGCCCGCGCGCTGGGGCGTTCCCGTCCTTTTCGGCCCCCACATGTCGAATTTTAAAGAAATGGCCAAGGGGTTTGAAGAACGGTCCGCGGCGATCCGCGTGACGGACGCCGAATCCCTGTTGACGGCGTTGCGGGAATTGATCGTTTCGCCGGCCAAACGGGCCGCGTTGGGCGACGCCGCTCGGGCCTTTGCCGACGCTCAGCGCGGAGCCCTGGAAGCGAATTTGACCCTCGTGGCCGAGGCGCTGGCGTCGGGCCCGCGTCGCCCCCGAGGCACCTGCGGCGGATGTTAA
- a CDS encoding glycosyltransferase family 9 protein, translated as MLTRSALVVRLSSLGDVLLTIPVFENLRRAWPEARLTLLVKKAFAPALAGHPAVDELLIFEDLGFWGVLREIRRRRFDALIDLHDTPRSRLWTALSKAGRVVRYRKRAWARRRLVWFKRPSAELAGKTVDRYLETLADLGVEVRDRVPRLPSPPDALPAPATTVAPGPWIVVAPGALHATKRWPSDRFAAAADRLAEEFRAAGGPPPTVVVVGSASDGPAAEEVLETLQGPALNLTGRTSLRELMALLSRAAVLLCNDSGAMHLGAALGVPTVAVFGPTVEAFGFFPSGEKTAVVQNGGLNCRPCALHGGRRCPQKHFRCMTDVTVDRVVGEARRLLRGAS; from the coding sequence ATGTTAACCCGGTCCGCTCTCGTTGTCCGCTTGTCGTCCCTCGGGGACGTGCTTCTCACGATCCCGGTGTTTGAAAATCTTCGCCGGGCGTGGCCCGAGGCGCGGCTCACCCTCCTGGTTAAAAAAGCCTTCGCCCCCGCCCTGGCCGGCCATCCCGCCGTCGATGAATTGTTGATTTTTGAGGATTTGGGGTTTTGGGGCGTTCTCCGCGAAATCCGTCGCCGACGGTTCGATGCGCTGATCGATTTGCACGACACGCCCCGCTCGAGGCTTTGGACCGCGCTGTCAAAGGCCGGTCGCGTGGTTCGTTATCGGAAACGCGCGTGGGCTCGGCGCCGTCTGGTTTGGTTCAAACGGCCGTCGGCGGAGTTGGCCGGGAAAACGGTCGACCGCTATTTGGAAACCCTGGCGGACCTCGGGGTCGAGGTGAGGGACCGGGTGCCTCGATTGCCCTCGCCCCCGGACGCGCTTCCGGCCCCCGCGACGACGGTCGCTCCGGGCCCCTGGATCGTCGTGGCGCCCGGCGCGTTGCACGCCACGAAACGTTGGCCCTCGGACCGCTTCGCCGCGGCCGCCGATCGCCTGGCGGAAGAGTTTCGCGCCGCGGGCGGGCCACCGCCCACGGTGGTCGTCGTCGGGTCCGCCTCGGACGGTCCGGCGGCCGAAGAGGTGTTGGAAACCCTTCAGGGACCGGCCCTTAATTTGACGGGCCGAACCTCGTTGAGGGAATTGATGGCCCTCCTTTCCCGCGCGGCGGTCCTTTTGTGCAACGATTCGGGCGCCATGCACCTGGGCGCGGCCCTGGGCGTTCCCACCGTGGCCGTGTTCGGGCCCACGGTCGAAGCCTTCGGCTTTTTTCCCTCCGGCGAAAAAACCGCCGTGGTTCAAAACGGGGGGTTGAATTGCCGACCCTGCGCCCTTCACGGCGGACGCCGATGTCCCCAAAAACATTTCCGGTGCATGACCGACGTGACGGTGGACCGCGTGGTGGGGGAAGCCCGACGGCTCCTCCGGGGGGCATCTTGA
- a CDS encoding glycosyltransferase family 4 protein, translated as MKILHVLDERWDSGLTAYGLGAARALRDRGHALWIAACPGSPADRTARAEGFSTVSPSLLALRRSVVQNQIDILNAHTGSGHSRGFLATRGTPAALVRTRAEARRLSPRPGQGFLFRRTDAVVAASRALGEAYAAAYPFLRERTRVIFPGVPLSPARPEPPAPWRVALVGRLDPVKGHDYFLEAVERLRDHFSAAEFWIAGEDKNLSRADLEKDAARRGVADRVRFAGRLPDAASFMRSCHLGVVCSVGSEAVSRVALEWLAQGRPVVATAVGALPELVEDGQNGRLVPPRDGTALAEAIGSLLNDPEARRRMGAEARRRAENQFSFSRLGEETEEVYGQALGRRRRSA; from the coding sequence TTGAAGATCCTTCATGTTTTGGATGAGCGATGGGATTCGGGTTTGACCGCCTACGGCTTGGGCGCGGCCCGGGCCCTGCGGGACCGGGGCCACGCCCTGTGGATCGCCGCTTGTCCCGGGAGCCCGGCGGACCGGACCGCTCGGGCGGAGGGTTTTTCAACGGTGTCGCCGTCCCTCCTCGCCCTTCGGCGCTCCGTGGTCCAAAATCAAATCGACATCCTGAACGCCCACACCGGATCCGGGCACAGCCGGGGATTTCTGGCGACCCGTGGAACGCCGGCGGCCTTGGTCCGCACCCGGGCCGAGGCTCGGCGGTTGTCCCCGCGCCCCGGGCAGGGGTTTTTGTTCCGACGGACCGACGCGGTGGTGGCGGCTTCGCGCGCCTTGGGCGAGGCGTACGCGGCGGCGTACCCCTTTTTGAGGGAACGAACGCGGGTGATTTTTCCCGGCGTGCCTCTTTCCCCGGCGAGGCCGGAGCCTCCGGCGCCTTGGCGGGTGGCCTTGGTGGGCCGGCTGGATCCGGTCAAGGGCCACGACTATTTTCTGGAAGCGGTGGAGCGTTTGCGGGACCATTTCTCTGCCGCGGAGTTTTGGATCGCCGGCGAGGACAAAAACCTGTCCCGGGCCGACTTGGAAAAGGACGCGGCGCGCCGGGGGGTCGCCGACCGGGTTCGGTTCGCGGGCCGGCTTCCGGACGCGGCGTCTTTTATGCGTTCCTGCCACCTGGGCGTCGTCTGTTCCGTGGGGAGCGAGGCGGTGTCCCGGGTGGCCCTCGAATGGTTGGCCCAGGGTCGGCCGGTCGTGGCCACGGCGGTCGGCGCCCTGCCGGAACTGGTGGAGGACGGACAGAACGGGCGCTTGGTCCCGCCCCGGGACGGGACCGCCCTGGCGGAGGCGATCGGAAGCCTGTTGAACGATCCCGAGGCCCGGCGCCGGATGGGCGCGGAAGCCCGGCGTCGCGCGGAGAATCAATTTTCTTTTTCCCGTTTGGGGGAAGAAACCGAGGAAGTTTACGGGCAGGCCCTGGGACGACGCCGGAGGTCCGCGTGA
- a CDS encoding glycosyltransferase, with protein MSFRILHVNTERGWRGGERQTLWLARELERRGHGNVVAARPKGPLARAAAEAGLRVFPLAPWSEWDFRSAGRLRAFLRQENIQVVHAHTGHAVGFGALARRGTTARLVATRRVDFPLKNNFLSRWKYRSVDALAAISTAVRRVVIEGGVPESKISVIPSGVDPAAHPSVADRNRFRSERGFTPADRLVVHVGALVPHKDQATLLRAFALLRARGAADRLLILGDGPRREELERLTAALRLEDAVSFLGHRGDVLEYTAMADLFVFPSVDEGLGTALLDALVLGVPTAATAAGGIPDLYGGPGAPELTPPGDVESLARNMAAVLENPEEARRRAERGRERARGFSVSAMTDRYEALYQKLLEAPCPA; from the coding sequence GTGAGTTTTCGAATCCTTCACGTGAACACGGAAAGGGGCTGGCGGGGGGGCGAGCGTCAAACCCTGTGGCTCGCCCGGGAGTTGGAACGGCGGGGGCATGGGAACGTGGTGGCGGCGCGGCCCAAAGGCCCGCTGGCGCGGGCCGCCGCGGAAGCGGGCCTCCGGGTCTTTCCCCTCGCTCCTTGGTCGGAATGGGATTTTCGGTCCGCCGGCCGCCTTCGGGCCTTTCTGCGCCAAGAAAACATTCAAGTGGTGCACGCCCACACGGGTCACGCCGTCGGTTTCGGGGCTTTGGCGCGGCGGGGGACCACGGCCCGTCTGGTGGCGACCCGCCGGGTGGATTTCCCCTTAAAAAATAATTTTCTCAGCCGTTGGAAATACCGCTCCGTGGACGCCCTGGCGGCCATTTCCACCGCGGTGCGCCGCGTGGTGATCGAAGGCGGCGTGCCCGAATCGAAGATTTCGGTCATCCCCAGCGGCGTGGACCCCGCCGCCCATCCCTCCGTGGCCGACCGGAATCGGTTTCGCTCTGAGCGCGGGTTCACGCCCGCGGACCGCTTGGTCGTGCACGTGGGCGCCCTGGTGCCGCACAAGGACCAGGCGACCCTGCTCCGGGCTTTTGCCCTTCTCCGGGCCCGGGGAGCGGCCGATCGATTGCTGATCCTGGGCGACGGCCCCCGGCGGGAGGAACTGGAACGGTTGACCGCCGCTCTTCGATTGGAGGACGCCGTCTCTTTCCTCGGGCACCGCGGCGACGTGTTAGAATATACGGCCATGGCGGATCTTTTCGTTTTCCCATCGGTGGACGAAGGCCTGGGGACGGCCCTGTTGGACGCGCTCGTGTTGGGCGTGCCCACGGCCGCCACGGCCGCGGGCGGGATCCCGGACCTTTACGGCGGCCCCGGGGCCCCGGAACTGACGCCCCCGGGGGACGTCGAATCCCTGGCGCGCAACATGGCCGCCGTTTTGGAAAACCCGGAGGAAGCCCGCCGCCGCGCGGAACGCGGGCGGGAGCGGGCCCGGGGTTTCTCGGTGTCCGCCATGACGGACCGTTACGAAGCGTTGTACCAAAAACTGTTGGAGGCCCCGTGCCCCGCTTGA
- a CDS encoding glycosyltransferase family 2 protein has translation MPRLSAILIARNEERDLPACLESLRGVADEIVLVDSHSTDRTRDIAREHGARVIERDFAGFGPQKQYALEQAAGDWVLNIDADERLTPELADDIRRALASSPTVNGYELPFQVYFLGRRLRFGGCFREFHLRLFRRDKAHYAGAEIHEGISVPGPWGRLAHPVRHESYRNFQEYLEKCARYTGLIARKKYAEGRRFAVWQHLRLPWEFLVRYVLKGGFLDGNAGLIYAVLSSYYAWLKHVRLLDGGGKA, from the coding sequence GTGCCCCGCTTGAGCGCCATTTTGATCGCCCGCAACGAAGAGCGCGACCTTCCCGCCTGCCTGGAAAGCCTGCGGGGCGTGGCCGACGAGATCGTTCTGGTCGACAGCCATTCCACCGACCGCACCCGGGACATCGCCCGCGAGCACGGCGCCCGGGTCATTGAGCGGGATTTCGCGGGGTTCGGCCCCCAAAAACAATACGCCCTGGAACAAGCCGCCGGGGACTGGGTGCTCAACATCGACGCCGATGAGCGATTGACGCCGGAGTTGGCCGACGACATTCGGCGGGCCCTGGCGTCTTCGCCCACGGTCAACGGATACGAATTGCCGTTTCAGGTTTACTTCCTGGGTCGGCGTCTGCGTTTCGGCGGCTGTTTCCGGGAGTTCCATCTTCGGCTTTTTCGCCGGGACAAAGCCCATTACGCCGGGGCCGAAATTCACGAGGGCATCTCGGTGCCGGGCCCCTGGGGGCGGCTGGCCCACCCCGTGCGCCACGAAAGTTACCGAAATTTTCAGGAATATCTGGAGAAATGCGCCCGGTACACGGGCTTGATCGCCCGCAAAAAATACGCCGAGGGCCGCCGGTTCGCTGTTTGGCAGCACCTTCGCCTGCCCTGGGAGTTCCTGGTCCGCTACGTTTTAAAGGGCGGGTTCCTGGACGGCAACGCCGGGCTGATATACGCCGTTCTCAGCTCCTATTACGCCTGGTTGAAGCACGTCCGACTTTTGGACGGGGGGGGGAAGGCGTGA
- a CDS encoding polysaccharide deacetylase family protein gives MIGAALAAGAVAAAGFSARWNWWRPRAPGLPVLMYHKVGFPPPGSKLKKLWVSPEQFRAQMAYLKKHGYAPRTLAAVAADLDAGLPLPEKSVVLTFDDGYRNNLENALPILREFGFPAVIYVVVNAVGRDNFWHDPASETRIPMLDWDGVRALQSAGWEIGSHTLNHARLSRLSPDAVRTELTQSRTVLAEKLGVAPVSFANPYGDAADDPAVQALIREAGYRTAVSVHQGKADLSGNPYCLRRLFVRGDDTAWDFHLNMTRGRARL, from the coding sequence GTGATCGGCGCGGCGTTGGCGGCGGGCGCCGTGGCCGCGGCGGGATTTTCCGCGCGTTGGAACTGGTGGCGCCCCCGGGCCCCGGGCCTTCCGGTGCTCATGTACCACAAAGTCGGGTTCCCGCCGCCGGGATCCAAACTCAAAAAACTGTGGGTGTCCCCGGAGCAATTCCGGGCGCAGATGGCCTATTTGAAAAAACACGGGTACGCGCCCCGGACGCTGGCCGCGGTCGCCGCCGACCTCGACGCCGGCTTGCCCCTGCCGGAAAAAAGCGTGGTCCTCACTTTTGACGACGGCTACCGGAACAATTTGGAAAACGCGCTCCCGATCCTGCGGGAATTCGGGTTCCCGGCGGTGATCTACGTGGTGGTCAACGCCGTGGGCCGGGACAACTTCTGGCACGACCCGGCTTCCGAAACGCGGATTCCGATGCTCGACTGGGACGGCGTCCGGGCCCTTCAAAGCGCCGGTTGGGAAATCGGATCCCACACCCTGAACCACGCGCGCCTCTCCCGGCTGTCTCCCGACGCGGTCCGGACGGAATTGACCCAGAGCCGGACGGTGTTGGCCGAAAAATTGGGGGTCGCGCCGGTTTCCTTCGCCAACCCCTACGGGGACGCCGCGGACGATCCCGCGGTCCAGGCGCTCATCCGCGAAGCCGGGTATCGCACCGCGGTGTCCGTCCATCAAGGAAAGGCGGACCTGTCCGGCAACCCCTATTGCCTCCGCCGTCTCTTCGTCCGCGGGGACGACACCGCCTGGGACTTTCATTTGAACATGACCCGCGGCCGCGCCCGCCTTTAA